Proteins encoded together in one Peribacillus asahii window:
- a CDS encoding MFS transporter, whose protein sequence is MSATSKVKTKVAIPSTQSELSKGQGGLFHQPIAVWAIFFASITAFMGMGLVNPVLPTIAEKLHATPSEVTLLYTSYNAVMAFAMLITGTLSSRLGHKWTLLLGIIIIAIVSGLGGGIANNIWTLVGLRAGWGLGNALFVATALAAIVSLSNSGTAKAIILYEMAVGLGISVGPLLGGTLGSLSWRAPFLGVATLMVLAFIILSKLMPASNTKTVTKTKTSLLDPFRAMKHRSLFTLGIVAALYNIGFFTIMAYAPFIMGLDPKGLGYVFLGWGILLAITSVFMAPKLQQRFGAIKSMVMMLFLFALTLLIMGIWTANSVVVIAAVIIAGALLGNNNTLITTAVMDAAPVERSTASAAYSFLRFIGAAISPFMAAKLAEIYNSHVPFLVGAGFVVLSVLFILFNYKHIKHIDQTKSAH, encoded by the coding sequence ATGTCAGCTACATCAAAAGTAAAAACAAAAGTAGCAATACCATCCACACAATCTGAATTGTCAAAAGGGCAAGGGGGTCTTTTTCATCAACCGATAGCTGTATGGGCGATTTTTTTCGCCAGTATTACAGCCTTTATGGGAATGGGGCTTGTAAACCCTGTTTTACCAACCATTGCTGAAAAATTGCATGCCACACCTAGTGAAGTAACTTTACTTTACACGAGTTATAATGCTGTCATGGCATTTGCAATGCTTATTACTGGTACGCTTTCTTCAAGACTTGGACATAAATGGACGTTGCTTTTAGGAATTATCATCATTGCGATTGTTTCAGGACTTGGTGGCGGAATCGCCAACAATATATGGACATTGGTTGGATTGCGGGCTGGTTGGGGTCTTGGTAATGCCTTATTTGTTGCAACTGCTTTAGCCGCAATCGTTTCGCTTTCTAATAGTGGAACGGCCAAAGCGATTATTCTATATGAAATGGCGGTTGGACTTGGTATATCAGTTGGACCACTACTTGGTGGAACATTAGGTTCTTTATCATGGAGAGCACCGTTTCTTGGTGTCGCAACATTGATGGTCCTTGCCTTTATTATTCTATCTAAATTAATGCCCGCATCGAACACAAAAACAGTTACTAAAACCAAAACTTCCTTATTAGATCCGTTCCGTGCGATGAAGCATCGTTCACTGTTCACATTAGGGATAGTTGCTGCCTTGTACAATATCGGATTCTTTACAATTATGGCGTATGCGCCATTCATCATGGGGCTAGATCCAAAAGGATTAGGCTATGTATTTTTAGGTTGGGGAATCTTACTTGCCATTACTTCCGTTTTTATGGCGCCAAAACTTCAACAACGCTTCGGAGCCATTAAGTCAATGGTCATGATGTTATTTTTATTTGCTCTTACCCTGCTCATAATGGGGATTTGGACAGCAAACTCCGTTGTCGTAATCGCTGCTGTTATTATTGCAGGTGCTCTATTAGGAAATAATAATACATTGATTACAACAGCTGTGATGGATGCAGCACCTGTTGAACGCTCTACAGCATCTGCTGCATACAGCTTCCTACGTTTCATCGGAGCTGCAATCTCACCTTTTATGGCAGCTAAACTTGCCGAGATTTACAACTCACATGTTCCGTTTCTTGTAGGTGCAGGATTTGTTGTCCTTTCTGTATTATTCATCTTGTTCAATTATAAGCATATCAAACATATTGATCAGACTAAATCGGCTCATTAA
- a CDS encoding MarR family transcriptional regulator — protein sequence MMKEDLLETIELEMAILGRRLTSVTPNKAQTNLDRATYLLLLKLFVQGSIGVKVLANELQLDMSTVSRQAATLEHKGYVNKIPDP from the coding sequence ATGATGAAGGAAGATTTACTGGAAACAATCGAACTAGAAATGGCAATACTCGGTCGGCGTCTTACATCTGTTACACCGAATAAAGCTCAAACGAATCTAGACCGAGCTACATATCTTCTATTGCTTAAGTTATTCGTTCAAGGTTCTATTGGAGTAAAAGTATTGGCGAATGAATTACAATTGGATATGTCTACAGTAAGCAGACAAGCTGCTACATTAGAGCATAAAGGGTATGTGAATAAAATTCCTGACCCCTAG
- a CDS encoding DUF1801 domain-containing protein, producing MYELKTKENDNNVIEFIETVESPKKREEAYKLLDIFTETTGFQAKMWGPSIIGFGSYHYTYKSGHEGDAPLVGFSPRKAKISLYFATGDTTREELLKDFGKHTTGKACVYINKVEDIDVDVLKALIQQSIRFLQETYPN from the coding sequence ATGTATGAACTAAAAACAAAGGAAAATGATAACAATGTTATAGAGTTTATCGAAACGGTTGAAAGTCCTAAAAAGCGTGAAGAAGCCTATAAATTGTTAGATATTTTTACAGAAACGACAGGTTTTCAAGCGAAAATGTGGGGACCAAGTATTATTGGATTTGGTTCTTATCATTATACATATAAGTCCGGTCATGAAGGAGATGCACCGCTAGTCGGCTTTTCACCTCGAAAAGCAAAAATCAGTTTGTATTTTGCGACGGGTGACACGACACGAGAAGAATTGTTAAAGGATTTTGGCAAACATACGACAGGAAAAGCGTGTGTATACATTAATAAAGTGGAAGATATTGATGTGGATGTGTTAAAAGCGTTAATTCAGCAATCTATAAGATTTCTACAAGAAACTTATCCGAATTAA
- a CDS encoding MaoC/PaaZ C-terminal domain-containing protein encodes MFFEEFKLGQRFQCEPILMTSEEIADFATKYDPQPIHVDQEYAENSMFNGIISSGFLTLGKMWGQWIRLNKLGEEFIVGKGLDYVKFTAPVRKNDVLYTEVEVVNSTPTSNPGRGKVTLKFTMTNQYEEVVLLTEITVLLKTKESSDTKQLVTV; translated from the coding sequence ATGTTTTTTGAAGAATTTAAACTTGGTCAACGTTTTCAATGCGAACCTATTTTAATGACATCAGAAGAAATTGCCGATTTTGCAACGAAATACGATCCTCAACCAATCCATGTTGATCAAGAATATGCTGAAAATAGCATGTTTAACGGAATCATCAGCTCTGGCTTTCTAACTCTTGGTAAGATGTGGGGACAATGGATTCGCTTAAATAAATTAGGTGAGGAATTCATCGTTGGAAAAGGTCTTGACTATGTTAAATTTACAGCACCTGTTAGAAAGAATGATGTGTTATATACAGAAGTAGAAGTTGTCAATTCAACACCAACATCAAATCCCGGCCGCGGCAAAGTCACCCTCAAATTTACTATGACGAATCAATATGAAGAAGTCGTACTATTAACAGAAATCACTGTATTATTAAAAACAAAAGAATCAAGTGACACTAAACAACTCGTAACCGTGTAA
- a CDS encoding L-lactate MFS transporter: MKNRWLIALSAIAIHLSIGGAYAYSVYKLPLVETMGWTATQVTVAFTIMMALAGTSAAFFGKFVEKNGPRKSAMVAAILFGAGQAGSGLAVMMDSVTLYWLTYGLLSGLGMGIGYISPVSTLIKWFPDRRGLATGMAVLGFGAGALITAPVAANLMQTVGISSTYYILGAGYFILMFLGASYITPPPANYMPEGMKQAIDTGKKEVKKDLRQLTAKEAVKTKHFWMLWAMKLINTSAGIMMISVASPMAQEVVGLSVAGAAALVGIMGIFNGGGRLGWAAASDYLGRQNVFIVFFVIQIVAFLLLPITTNVLIFQALILLVVSCYGGGFSNLPAFAGDLFGTKEVGAIHGYLLTTWSLGGVFGPILVNAIKGSTGSYVPVFYTFFGLITVAFIISIWLKMDIKKFQMKQQVVNEQPVGKTSRKTS; this comes from the coding sequence ATGAAAAACAGATGGTTAATTGCTTTATCGGCTATTGCGATTCATCTCTCAATTGGTGGTGCATACGCTTACAGTGTATACAAGCTACCATTAGTTGAAACGATGGGATGGACAGCCACACAAGTAACTGTAGCATTTACAATAATGATGGCGCTTGCAGGAACGTCTGCCGCCTTTTTTGGAAAATTTGTTGAAAAGAATGGTCCGCGAAAATCAGCTATGGTAGCCGCGATTCTTTTCGGTGCAGGACAAGCTGGTTCAGGACTAGCTGTCATGATGGATTCAGTAACACTTTACTGGTTAACTTATGGATTATTAAGTGGTCTTGGAATGGGGATTGGATATATCTCACCAGTATCAACACTGATTAAATGGTTCCCAGATCGTCGAGGATTAGCAACAGGTATGGCTGTACTTGGTTTTGGTGCAGGGGCTCTTATTACAGCTCCAGTAGCCGCTAACCTTATGCAAACTGTAGGTATTTCATCTACGTATTATATTTTAGGTGCAGGCTATTTTATACTAATGTTTTTAGGTGCTTCTTACATCACACCGCCTCCAGCGAATTATATGCCAGAGGGAATGAAACAAGCTATTGACACTGGTAAAAAAGAAGTAAAGAAAGATTTACGACAATTAACAGCAAAAGAAGCAGTGAAAACAAAGCATTTCTGGATGCTATGGGCAATGAAACTTATTAATACGAGTGCAGGGATTATGATGATTTCGGTCGCTTCTCCAATGGCTCAAGAGGTAGTTGGCTTATCAGTTGCTGGTGCCGCTGCTCTAGTAGGGATCATGGGAATCTTTAATGGCGGCGGTCGACTTGGTTGGGCAGCAGCTTCTGATTATCTTGGTCGACAAAATGTTTTCATTGTCTTCTTTGTTATTCAAATCGTAGCGTTCTTATTACTACCAATTACAACAAACGTTTTAATATTCCAAGCATTGATTTTATTAGTTGTTAGTTGTTATGGTGGAGGATTCTCTAATCTTCCTGCTTTCGCTGGAGATTTATTCGGAACAAAAGAAGTTGGTGCAATCCATGGTTATCTATTAACAACTTGGTCATTAGGTGGAGTGTTTGGACCGATATTAGTAAACGCTATTAAAGGAAGTACAGGCAGTTATGTTCCTGTTTTCTATACGTTCTTTGGATTAATTACGGTTGCTTTTATCATTTCAATTTGGCTTAAAATGGACATTAAGAAATTCCAAATGAAGCAACAAGTAGTTAATGAACAACCGGTAGGAAAGACTTCAAGAAAGACTTCATAA
- a CDS encoding SGNH/GDSL hydrolase family protein has protein sequence MNHLKKVIGVLLAITLVVGVSFPVNATKTTTKVKTVDYVALGDSLAAGITPDGILDYSYTDYVASKFESSKLYKLVDYDNFGVSGYTSVQLKNDVLKSSKIRKEIKAATHITIDIGANDLLAKLKTDPATAVEAIPEVSANLQIILSTIDQLNPKVKVYVMGYYNPFVYYPQEQQEAMLPLLTNLNAQIKSVAQKNKDTYVATDAVIQKKAKTYLPNPNNIHLSKSGYKVIANEFWKVIYKK, from the coding sequence ATGAATCATTTAAAGAAAGTGATAGGTGTATTATTAGCGATTACATTAGTTGTTGGTGTATCCTTTCCTGTTAACGCTACAAAGACTACAACAAAAGTTAAAACGGTAGATTATGTAGCGCTAGGCGATTCATTAGCAGCAGGAATAACACCGGATGGAATTCTGGACTATAGTTATACCGATTATGTAGCTTCAAAGTTTGAGAGTAGTAAATTATATAAGTTAGTGGATTACGATAATTTTGGTGTTTCAGGGTATACATCTGTTCAGCTAAAAAATGATGTTTTGAAAAGCAGTAAGATTAGAAAAGAAATAAAAGCAGCTACTCATATTACAATTGACATTGGAGCCAATGATCTTTTAGCTAAGCTTAAAACAGATCCAGCCACCGCTGTGGAGGCAATTCCTGAAGTGAGTGCTAATTTGCAGATTATTCTTAGTACGATTGATCAATTGAACCCAAAGGTTAAAGTGTATGTTATGGGATATTACAATCCTTTCGTTTATTATCCACAAGAGCAGCAAGAGGCCATGTTACCGCTGTTAACTAATCTGAATGCTCAAATTAAGTCTGTTGCGCAAAAGAATAAAGATACATATGTAGCGACGGATGCAGTCATTCAAAAGAAGGCTAAAACGTATCTTCCCAACCCTAATAATATTCATTTAAGTAAATCCGGATATAAAGTAATAGCAAACGAGTTTTGGAAAGTGATTTATAAAAAGTAA
- a CDS encoding sigma-54 interaction domain-containing protein, with protein MNIVEIDVAFPTFITNKSGGILEVNEVMKQQLGIEVCDKHVSDVFSEWSVSKDRCLALGKMREFSCVFIIQRLSEDRYMCAGVFSQEIDYILNEIDVLQKMNRHLDAVIENSYDGIYITDREGKTIKTNSAIERITGIPKHYYIGKNVDDLIKRGILESSVSQRVLEQKKSVSLVQPNRAGKETLLTGSPIFNDDGEVEAVVTNIRDLSELMELQTALRKANELNKSYQKEIERLKGNQENAFSQIVINSEKMRQLYEVAERVLNVDTTILILGQTGVGKDVLAKFIYNQSNRRMQGKFIKVNCGAIPPDLLESELFGYEGGAFTGANKQGKPGLFELADMGVLFLDEVGELPLNLQVKLLRVIQEREVQRIGAVKSKKINVRIIAATNRDLRGMVADGTFREDLFYRLNVIPISIPPLAERREDIVPLVSYFLQSMNERYELNKSISEELRSFLYQYHWPGNIRELSNLVERLVLLTQDNVIMIKHLPPEYQTDFLSSSSISLDSVTLKEAIERAEKQAIVCAMEHCTTTYELAQRLDTSQPTVVRKLKKYNLSLQGES; from the coding sequence ATGAACATAGTGGAAATAGATGTAGCTTTCCCAACGTTTATAACGAACAAATCAGGGGGAATTCTTGAAGTAAATGAAGTGATGAAGCAGCAATTAGGTATAGAGGTTTGTGATAAACATGTGAGCGATGTATTTTCTGAATGGAGCGTCTCTAAGGATCGATGTTTGGCACTGGGAAAAATGAGAGAGTTCTCTTGTGTATTCATCATACAAAGGCTTAGTGAAGACCGATACATGTGTGCTGGAGTTTTTTCACAAGAAATTGATTATATATTAAACGAGATAGATGTCCTTCAAAAAATGAATCGACATTTAGATGCGGTTATTGAAAATTCTTATGATGGTATTTATATCACGGATCGCGAAGGGAAAACGATTAAGACAAACTCTGCTATTGAGAGAATAACAGGTATTCCAAAACATTATTACATAGGAAAGAATGTCGATGATTTAATTAAACGAGGGATTTTAGAATCATCGGTTAGTCAGAGGGTACTTGAACAGAAAAAAAGTGTTTCCCTTGTTCAGCCAAATCGAGCAGGGAAAGAAACGTTATTAACAGGTAGCCCGATTTTTAACGATGATGGAGAAGTGGAAGCAGTTGTCACGAATATAAGGGACCTATCAGAACTAATGGAACTGCAAACAGCCCTTCGAAAAGCTAATGAGTTAAACAAAAGCTATCAAAAAGAAATTGAACGATTAAAAGGAAATCAAGAAAACGCCTTTTCTCAAATCGTGATTAATAGTGAAAAGATGAGACAGCTGTATGAGGTTGCTGAACGTGTATTAAATGTCGATACAACCATCTTAATTTTAGGACAAACCGGGGTCGGAAAGGATGTTTTAGCGAAGTTTATTTACAATCAAAGCAATCGGAGGATGCAAGGTAAATTTATTAAGGTAAACTGTGGGGCGATTCCCCCTGATTTACTGGAATCAGAGCTGTTTGGCTATGAAGGCGGTGCGTTTACGGGAGCTAATAAACAAGGGAAACCTGGATTGTTTGAATTAGCGGATATGGGGGTTCTATTTTTGGATGAAGTAGGTGAATTGCCGCTGAATCTGCAAGTTAAACTGCTTCGGGTCATTCAAGAACGTGAAGTACAAAGAATTGGTGCAGTTAAGTCAAAGAAAATCAACGTTCGAATTATTGCAGCGACAAACCGGGATTTGCGTGGAATGGTAGCGGATGGAACTTTCCGAGAAGATTTATTTTATCGCTTAAATGTGATTCCCATCTCGATTCCCCCTTTAGCTGAACGACGAGAAGATATTGTACCGTTAGTTTCGTATTTTTTACAAAGTATGAATGAGAGATATGAACTGAATAAAAGTATAAGTGAAGAGCTTAGGTCTTTTCTTTATCAATATCATTGGCCGGGAAATATACGAGAGCTATCTAATTTAGTTGAAAGACTTGTATTGCTAACACAAGATAATGTCATCATGATTAAACATTTACCTCCAGAATATCAAACGGATTTTTTATCATCTTCATCTATATCTTTAGATTCTGTAACTTTAAAAGAAGCAATTGAGCGAGCTGAAAAACAAGCGATTGTATGTGCTATGGAGCATTGTACGACAACGTATGAGTTGGCACAGCGACTAGATACGAGCCAACCTACTGTTGTTAGAAAGTTAAAGAAATATAATCTTTCTTTGCAAGGCGAGAGTTGA
- a CDS encoding FadR/GntR family transcriptional regulator, producing MMSPKEKISQIISRELLQMIEKGKYLPGEKLPTEMELASQFGVSRVPIREALSVLRASGVITSRQGGGSYVEESTNTALLQGIKVESNDVQSIKFLFEMRKAVEPEAAYLAAIRRTPEELEEMKLILHQLEKESVEEGKSGIEADIDFHRSIVRATHNPIMIQTIENLSVLYEKVLSITLQPNTELAHKRRNVFREHQRIVEAIELEEPELARVQCSIHLRNAEKKLGLFIKDFI from the coding sequence ATGATGTCTCCAAAAGAAAAGATTTCGCAGATTATTTCGAGAGAATTATTGCAAATGATAGAGAAAGGAAAATATTTACCCGGGGAAAAGCTACCAACTGAAATGGAATTAGCAAGTCAATTTGGAGTAAGTCGAGTGCCAATTCGAGAAGCTTTAAGTGTTCTACGTGCTTCTGGGGTCATAACTTCTAGGCAAGGGGGAGGGAGTTATGTTGAAGAATCGACGAATACAGCTTTGCTGCAAGGAATTAAAGTTGAAAGTAATGATGTTCAAAGTATTAAATTCCTATTTGAAATGAGGAAAGCAGTTGAGCCAGAAGCAGCTTATCTTGCTGCGATAAGAAGAACACCGGAAGAACTAGAGGAAATGAAGTTGATTTTACACCAGCTTGAAAAAGAATCTGTAGAAGAAGGAAAAAGTGGCATAGAGGCAGATATTGATTTTCATCGTTCTATTGTCCGTGCTACTCATAATCCCATTATGATACAGACCATTGAAAATCTTTCGGTATTATATGAAAAAGTGTTGAGTATTACCCTTCAGCCTAATACAGAGTTAGCGCATAAAAGAAGAAATGTATTTAGGGAACATCAACGTATTGTTGAAGCGATTGAACTTGAAGAACCGGAACTTGCACGTGTTCAATGTTCCATCCATTTAAGGAATGCAGAGAAAAAACTGGGCCTTTTTATAAAGGACTTTATTTAG
- a CDS encoding FAD-binding oxidoreductase: protein MLTSNQIMEINHIVQIGRVLLDEHDRYSYSFDASFGTYLPDAVVQTKHVEELAELVKFANQEGIPIYPRGQSTSLSGGPLPVQGGIVIDLSVMNDILDIDEEDLVAVVSPGVLTSAIHKAAEEKGLMYPPDPSSSHVSTIGGNMAENSGGPRGLKYGVTKDYVIGLEVITPEGEIIQTGGRTVKNVTGYDLTKLIVGSEGTLGIITKAILRLIPKPPATATLMAIFSNLVDAGRAISNILSSGILPSKMELMDQASIIAVENYQPMGLPKDAEAIILLELDGHPLALQDEIIQAERLCYVVGASQVKIPKNDMEKEEIWRARKLVSPAIVRIKPTKISEDATVPRSKIPEMCERLQEIKRRYQVHLVLFGHAGDGNLHPNIICDKSDAEEMERVEKAVAEIFTAAVELGGTLSGEHGIGNMKAPFMEMELGTVGLDMMKRIKKAWDPNNIMNPGKIFPEPGQKLELK from the coding sequence ATGCTTACATCCAATCAGATTATGGAGATTAATCATATTGTACAAATTGGCAGAGTGTTACTGGATGAACATGACCGGTATAGTTATTCGTTCGATGCTTCCTTTGGTACGTATCTTCCGGATGCCGTCGTTCAAACAAAACATGTGGAAGAACTTGCGGAGCTTGTGAAATTTGCTAATCAGGAAGGCATTCCGATTTATCCGCGTGGCCAATCTACTTCATTAAGCGGTGGACCGCTTCCGGTACAAGGAGGAATTGTCATTGATCTATCGGTGATGAATGATATCTTGGACATTGATGAAGAAGATCTTGTCGCAGTTGTTTCACCAGGTGTATTAACGTCAGCCATCCATAAGGCGGCAGAGGAGAAGGGATTAATGTATCCGCCTGATCCAAGCAGTTCGCATGTGTCTACTATCGGAGGGAATATGGCGGAGAATTCAGGAGGTCCAAGAGGATTAAAGTATGGGGTCACAAAAGATTATGTGATTGGTCTTGAAGTCATTACACCTGAAGGGGAGATTATTCAAACTGGCGGAAGAACAGTGAAAAATGTAACGGGTTATGACTTGACGAAGCTTATCGTAGGTTCAGAGGGGACGCTTGGCATTATTACGAAAGCTATTCTTCGGCTTATTCCGAAACCTCCAGCTACTGCTACTCTAATGGCTATCTTCTCCAACTTAGTAGATGCAGGGAGAGCTATTTCTAACATTCTCTCTTCAGGTATTTTGCCGTCTAAGATGGAATTGATGGATCAAGCTTCGATTATTGCTGTTGAAAATTATCAACCGATGGGACTTCCAAAGGATGCGGAAGCGATTATTTTATTAGAATTAGATGGTCATCCTTTAGCGTTACAAGATGAAATTATCCAAGCAGAGCGATTATGCTATGTCGTTGGTGCGAGTCAGGTTAAAATTCCGAAAAACGATATGGAAAAGGAGGAAATCTGGAGAGCAAGAAAGCTTGTATCGCCTGCGATTGTGAGAATCAAGCCAACGAAAATTTCTGAGGATGCTACCGTTCCGCGAAGTAAGATTCCTGAAATGTGTGAGCGGCTTCAAGAGATTAAGAGACGCTATCAAGTTCACTTAGTGCTGTTTGGTCATGCCGGAGATGGAAATCTGCATCCTAATATTATTTGTGATAAAAGTGATGCAGAGGAGATGGAGAGGGTAGAGAAGGCGGTAGCTGAAATCTTCACGGCAGCAGTGGAGCTTGGAGGTACCTTATCGGGTGAGCATGGAATTGGTAATATGAAGGCCCCTTTTATGGAAATGGAGCTTGGAACAGTAGGGTTAGATATGATGAAGAGGATTAAAAAGGCGTGGGATCCTAATAATATCATGAATCCGGGGAAGATTTTTCCTGAACCAGGACAAAAATTGGAGTTGAAGTAG
- a CDS encoding (Fe-S)-binding protein, which produces MNETMEQLRQEFQYDKTNQCVQCGYCLPVCPTYMSMGKETHSPRGRINLVKMVGEGRITDLSVLEEPLSLCLGCRACETACPTGVEYGSILESARAALVKRKTFSFPTRLVRKMMFKKVFPSKSLMNFTGHSFWLYEKTGVQKLMRKSKLLHKLPHHLGEFEAIMPKAASPKQRAHSYSYVKAKGERKYTVAFFTGCIMDAMFHKINDLSIRLLAEAGCDVYVVDKQTCCGALHAHSGEMNDAKELAKRNIIAFEEIEADYIVNNAGGCGAMLYEYAHLLKEEPKWKERASVFSAKSKDISQILISCGGVPDLKIRENERVTYQRSCHMTNVQKVTAEPVQLLKGIPGIQFVEMKEANMCCGSAGIYNMVNYDESMKILDEKMKHMKETKATVIITTNPGCLLQMKLGIERENLSSSVKALHLIEYLADAAGMK; this is translated from the coding sequence ATGAATGAAACAATGGAGCAATTACGTCAGGAGTTTCAATATGACAAGACAAACCAATGTGTTCAATGTGGCTACTGTCTCCCTGTCTGTCCTACATATATGAGTATGGGGAAGGAGACTCATTCTCCACGCGGCAGAATTAATCTCGTAAAGATGGTTGGAGAAGGAAGAATCACAGATTTATCTGTCTTGGAGGAGCCTCTTAGTCTATGTCTAGGCTGCAGAGCATGTGAAACAGCCTGTCCAACAGGTGTAGAGTATGGAAGTATTTTAGAATCTGCAAGGGCGGCCTTGGTTAAGAGAAAAACCTTTTCTTTTCCAACTCGTCTAGTAAGAAAAATGATGTTTAAAAAAGTCTTTCCGAGCAAAAGCTTAATGAACTTTACGGGTCATTCTTTTTGGCTTTATGAAAAAACAGGAGTACAAAAGCTGATGAGAAAGTCCAAACTTTTGCATAAGCTTCCTCATCATTTAGGCGAATTTGAAGCGATTATGCCAAAAGCTGCATCACCGAAACAACGTGCTCACTCTTATTCATATGTAAAAGCAAAAGGAGAGCGTAAATATACGGTTGCTTTTTTTACAGGCTGCATTATGGATGCGATGTTTCATAAAATTAATGATTTATCCATTCGATTATTGGCTGAAGCCGGCTGTGATGTCTATGTAGTGGATAAGCAAACATGCTGTGGTGCTTTACATGCTCATTCAGGCGAAATGAATGATGCTAAGGAGCTGGCTAAAAGAAATATTATCGCTTTTGAAGAAATAGAAGCGGATTATATTGTGAATAATGCTGGCGGATGCGGAGCGATGCTTTATGAATATGCTCATCTTCTTAAGGAAGAACCGAAATGGAAGGAGCGAGCGTCTGTCTTTTCTGCTAAATCAAAAGATATTAGTCAAATTCTCATCTCTTGCGGAGGAGTTCCAGACTTAAAAATAAGAGAGAATGAGCGAGTCACTTATCAAAGGTCTTGTCATATGACGAATGTTCAAAAAGTAACGGCGGAACCTGTTCAGCTGTTAAAAGGAATACCTGGTATACAGTTTGTTGAAATGAAGGAAGCAAATATGTGCTGCGGTTCAGCAGGAATCTATAATATGGTGAATTACGATGAATCTATGAAAATACTAGATGAAAAAATGAAGCATATGAAAGAAACAAAAGCGACTGTCATTATTACAACAAATCCTGGCTGTCTCCTTCAAATGAAATTAGGAATTGAGCGAGAAAATTTATCTTCATCTGTCAAAGCTCTTCATCTTATTGAATATTTAGCTGATGCTGCTGGAATGAAGTAA
- a CDS encoding acyl-CoA dehydrogenase family protein: protein MFTTVNPEIEQIRQMVRNFVENEVEPFAQQIEEEDRIPEHLIAQAKELGLFGMSIPEEYGGIGLGMVGKAAVLEQLGRTHNGFATLISAHTGIGSTGLVRLASPFLKDKYLPELATGRKTAAFALSEPGAGSDATNLSTRAEKVGNKWILNGTKHFITNAPIADVFTVFALTDKDKRAKGGITAFLVEKDFPGFTIGKKDKKMGLRGSYTAQLIFENCEVPEENVIGEVGMGYMAALKILSEGRIGLAARAVGSSQKLIELSAAYAKERIQFGKPIASNQAIQWMLADMATETEAAKTLMLKAAHMVDEGKKVVKESSMAKLFASDVFNRVADKAVQIHGGMGYVSDYPVERFYRDARITQIYEGTNEIQRLIISRNVLDEN from the coding sequence ATGTTTACGACAGTAAACCCAGAAATTGAGCAAATTAGACAAATGGTAAGGAACTTTGTAGAAAATGAAGTAGAGCCGTTTGCGCAGCAAATTGAAGAAGAGGATAGAATTCCTGAGCATCTAATCGCGCAAGCAAAAGAACTTGGATTATTCGGAATGAGTATCCCTGAAGAATACGGTGGAATTGGATTAGGAATGGTTGGAAAGGCTGCGGTTTTGGAGCAGTTAGGAAGAACGCATAATGGATTTGCTACGTTGATTAGTGCTCATACAGGTATTGGAAGTACAGGACTAGTTCGTTTAGCTTCTCCATTCCTAAAGGATAAATATTTACCGGAGCTTGCGACAGGCAGAAAGACAGCGGCATTTGCTTTATCTGAGCCAGGTGCAGGATCAGACGCAACGAACTTGTCGACAAGAGCAGAAAAGGTAGGGAATAAATGGATTCTAAACGGAACAAAGCATTTTATTACAAATGCACCGATTGCAGATGTCTTTACGGTTTTTGCACTGACAGATAAAGATAAAAGAGCAAAAGGTGGAATTACGGCTTTTCTAGTAGAAAAAGATTTTCCTGGTTTTACAATTGGTAAAAAAGACAAAAAAATGGGGCTGCGTGGTTCGTATACCGCACAATTAATTTTCGAAAACTGTGAAGTTCCGGAGGAAAACGTTATCGGTGAAGTCGGAATGGGGTATATGGCCGCTTTAAAAATTCTTAGCGAAGGCCGCATTGGGTTGGCTGCACGAGCAGTTGGATCTTCTCAAAAATTAATTGAATTATCAGCTGCATATGCGAAGGAAAGAATTCAATTTGGAAAACCGATTGCTTCGAACCAAGCGATTCAATGGATGCTAGCGGATATGGCGACGGAAACAGAAGCAGCGAAAACTTTAATGCTAAAAGCGGCACATATGGTCGATGAAGGGAAAAAAGTAGTGAAAGAGTCGTCTATGGCTAAATTGTTTGCATCGGATGTCTTTAATCGAGTGGCAGATAAGGCAGTTCAAATTCATGGTGGTATGGGTTATGTATCCGATTATCCAGTAGAGCGTTTTTATCGTGATGCCCGCATTACTCAAATTTATGAAGGTACAAATGAAATCCAAAGATTGATTATTTCTAGAAACGTGCTTGACGAAAATTAA